Proteins found in one Gemmatimonadota bacterium genomic segment:
- a CDS encoding D-aminoacylase, giving the protein MRRLPLLPLLLLAACAPEGDSAGPGGLVLGARVLDGTGSPPALLDVRWEGDRITELGDLEPRRGEVVVDGAGLFLAPGFIDTHSHHDRGLPEEPEARGAVSQGITTIVVGQDGGSPHPLGPWLDALEQAPVAVNVAAYTGHNTLRERVLGDDWRRAATPDEVEGMSALLRADLAAGALGLSTGLEYDPGIYAHPDEVLALARITAEEGGRYISHLRSEDRTLDAALEELIEIGRQTGMPVQVSHMKLAMKGLWGQAGRVLERLERARAEGIDVTADVYPYTFWQSTMTVLLTERDFTDRTAFAYALDEMVPPEGMIVARYAPDPSVEGATLAEVAERWGTDPVDAYMRLVAGREEARAAGRDASESVLATSMDPEDVDALLRWPHSNVSSDGALAGAHPRGWGAFPRVLAAVRERDLMSWEQAVHRMTGLAAAHMGFPDRGVLRPGAIADLVLFDPETVTDRATTADPHRPADGIVQVWVAGRTVWQGGAATGERPGRVLRRPAR; this is encoded by the coding sequence ATGCGCCGCCTCCCTCTCCTTCCGCTCCTCCTGCTCGCCGCCTGTGCCCCGGAGGGCGATTCCGCGGGTCCCGGAGGGCTCGTCCTCGGCGCCCGGGTCCTCGACGGCACGGGAAGCCCCCCGGCCCTCCTCGACGTGCGCTGGGAGGGCGATCGGATCACGGAGCTGGGCGACCTGGAGCCCCGACGCGGGGAGGTCGTCGTCGACGGGGCCGGTCTCTTCCTGGCGCCGGGCTTCATCGACACCCACAGCCACCACGACCGCGGTCTGCCCGAAGAGCCCGAAGCACGAGGCGCCGTCAGCCAGGGCATCACCACCATCGTCGTGGGCCAGGACGGGGGCTCGCCGCATCCGCTCGGGCCCTGGCTCGACGCCCTGGAGCAGGCGCCGGTCGCGGTCAACGTCGCGGCCTATACCGGGCACAACACGCTGCGCGAGCGCGTGCTGGGCGACGACTGGCGCCGCGCGGCCACGCCGGACGAGGTGGAGGGCATGAGCGCGCTGCTCCGCGCCGACCTGGCGGCCGGCGCGCTCGGGCTGTCGACCGGGCTCGAGTACGATCCGGGCATCTACGCGCATCCGGACGAGGTGCTGGCGCTCGCGCGGATCACCGCCGAGGAGGGCGGACGCTACATCAGCCACCTGCGCAGCGAGGACCGCACACTGGACGCCGCGCTCGAGGAGCTGATCGAGATCGGGCGGCAGACGGGGATGCCGGTCCAGGTCTCGCACATGAAGCTGGCCATGAAGGGGCTGTGGGGTCAGGCCGGCCGGGTCCTGGAACGCCTCGAGCGCGCGCGGGCCGAAGGGATCGACGTCACGGCCGACGTCTACCCCTACACCTTCTGGCAGTCCACCATGACGGTCCTGCTCACGGAGCGGGACTTCACGGACCGGACGGCCTTCGCCTACGCGCTGGACGAGATGGTCCCGCCCGAAGGCATGATCGTGGCCCGCTACGCGCCCGACCCGTCGGTGGAGGGGGCCACGCTGGCGGAGGTGGCGGAGCGCTGGGGAACGGATCCGGTCGACGCGTACATGCGTCTCGTGGCCGGGCGCGAGGAGGCGAGGGCGGCCGGAAGGGACGCGTCGGAGAGCGTGCTGGCGACCAGCATGGATCCCGAAGACGTGGATGCCCTGTTGCGGTGGCCGCACTCCAACGTGTCGTCCGACGGTGCCCTGGCGGGTGCCCATCCGCGCGGCTGGGGCGCCTTCCCCCGTGTGCTGGCGGCCGTGCGCGAGCGCGACCTGATGTCGTGGGAGCAGGCCGTGCACCGCATGACCGGGCTCGCGGCCGCCCACATGGGCTTTCCCGACCGGGGCGTGCTTCGCCCGGGTGCGATCGCCGACCTGGTGCTGTTCGATCCGGAGACCGTCACCGACCGCGCCACGACGGCAGACCCGCACCGTCCCGCGGACGGCATCGTGCAGGTCTGGGTGGCCGGGCGTACGGTGTGGCAGGGCGGCGCAGCGACGGGGGAGCGTCCCGGCCGCGTGCTGCGGCGGCCGGCCCGGTGA
- a CDS encoding succinate dehydrogenase/fumarate reductase iron-sulfur subunit, which yields MPKATFQIWRGDTTGGAFQAYETEYDKGMVVLDVVHKIQAEQANDLAVRWNCKAGKCGSCSAEVNGMPKLMCMTRMNTLPADEPVRIEPLRAFPVMRDLVTDVSWNYDAKRSIRPFQPRPPDAPDGTWRMKQKDVERAQEFRKCIECYLCQDVCHVLRDHHLHDRFVGPRFFVHIGQLELHPLDTVDRSEDLRKAHGIGYCNITKCCTKVCPEHITITDNAIIPLKERVVDDAYDPLRRALRVLTGKKR from the coding sequence ATGCCGAAGGCGACGTTCCAGATCTGGCGGGGAGACACCACCGGAGGCGCGTTCCAGGCCTACGAGACCGAGTACGACAAGGGCATGGTCGTGCTCGACGTCGTGCACAAGATCCAGGCAGAACAGGCCAACGACCTGGCCGTCCGTTGGAACTGCAAGGCGGGAAAGTGCGGTTCGTGCTCGGCCGAAGTGAACGGCATGCCCAAGCTCATGTGCATGACGCGCATGAACACGCTGCCGGCGGACGAGCCCGTACGGATCGAGCCCTTGCGGGCATTCCCTGTCATGCGGGACCTGGTGACGGACGTGTCGTGGAACTACGACGCGAAGCGCAGCATCCGTCCCTTCCAGCCGCGCCCGCCGGACGCGCCCGACGGCACCTGGCGCATGAAGCAGAAGGACGTGGAGCGGGCCCAGGAGTTCCGGAAGTGCATCGAGTGCTACCTGTGCCAGGACGTCTGCCACGTCCTGAGGGATCATCACCTGCACGACCGCTTCGTGGGTCCGCGGTTCTTCGTGCACATCGGCCAGCTGGAGCTGCACCCGCTGGACACGGTCGATCGCAGTGAGGACCTGCGGAAGGCGCACGGCATCGGATACTGCAACATCACGAAATGCTGCACCAAGGTGTGCCCCGAGCACATCACCATCACCGACAACGCCATCATCCCCCTGAAGGAGCGCGTCGTCGACGACGCCTACGATCCGCTGCGGCGGGCGTTGCGCGTGCTGACGGGAAAGAAGAGGTAG
- a CDS encoding zinc-dependent alcohol dehydrogenase has product MKAVVFHDVGDIRLEDVAEPTIQEPTDAVVRLTMSAICGTDLHMIRGTMTGMKEGTILGHEGVGVVEALGSDVRNLSVGDRVVIPSTIACGSCSYCRAGYHAQCDNANPNGALAGTAFFGGPGSTGPFDGLQAEKARIPFANVGLVKLPDEVIDEQAILISDIFPTGYMGAEMAEIQEGDTVAVFGCGPVGLFAILSAQLLGAGRVLAVDRIPSRLDKARELGAETIDFSSEDPVETLRRLTGGIGPDRVIDAVGVDAETAEEGPAAPDDDGARARFQKEVEEVAPEQNPDGALWRPGSGPSQVLRWAVEAVAKAGTVSIIGVYPPTMQHFPIGQAMMKNLTLKMGNCNHRRYIPDLVRLVASGEVDPTVILTHDEPLGSAIEAFEHFDQRERGWIKVELETA; this is encoded by the coding sequence ATGAAAGCTGTCGTATTCCACGACGTCGGCGACATCCGTCTCGAGGACGTGGCCGAGCCCACGATCCAGGAGCCCACGGACGCCGTCGTGCGTCTCACCATGAGCGCGATCTGCGGCACGGATCTGCACATGATCCGCGGCACCATGACGGGCATGAAGGAAGGGACCATCCTCGGTCACGAAGGCGTGGGTGTCGTCGAAGCGCTGGGCAGCGACGTCCGCAACCTGAGCGTGGGGGATCGCGTGGTGATCCCGAGCACCATCGCCTGCGGCTCGTGTTCCTACTGCCGCGCCGGCTACCACGCCCAGTGCGACAACGCCAACCCGAACGGAGCCTTGGCCGGTACGGCCTTCTTCGGCGGTCCCGGCTCGACCGGACCGTTCGATGGCCTGCAGGCCGAGAAGGCGCGGATCCCCTTCGCCAACGTCGGCCTGGTCAAGCTTCCCGACGAGGTGATCGACGAGCAGGCCATCCTGATCTCCGACATCTTCCCGACCGGCTACATGGGGGCGGAAATGGCCGAGATCCAGGAGGGCGACACGGTGGCGGTCTTCGGCTGCGGTCCGGTCGGGCTGTTCGCCATCCTGAGCGCGCAGCTCCTGGGGGCGGGCCGGGTGCTGGCCGTCGATCGCATACCCTCGCGACTGGACAAGGCCCGTGAGCTCGGCGCGGAGACGATCGACTTCTCGAGCGAGGACCCGGTCGAGACGTTGCGACGGCTGACCGGAGGGATCGGGCCCGATCGGGTCATCGACGCCGTGGGGGTGGACGCGGAGACCGCGGAGGAGGGCCCGGCCGCGCCCGACGACGACGGAGCGCGGGCGCGCTTCCAGAAGGAGGTGGAGGAGGTGGCGCCGGAGCAGAACCCCGATGGCGCCCTGTGGCGACCGGGTTCGGGGCCGTCCCAGGTACTGCGCTGGGCCGTCGAGGCGGTGGCCAAGGCGGGAACCGTCTCGATCATCGGGGTCTACCCGCCCACGATGCAGCACTTCCCGATCGGGCAGGCGATGATGAAGAACCTCACCCTCAAGATGGGGAACTGCAATCATCGGCGGTACATCCCGGACCTCGTCCGTCTGGTGGCCAGCGGAGAGGTGGATCCGACCGTGATCCTCACGCACGACGAGCCCCTGGGCTCGGCCATCGAGGCGTTCGAGCACTTCGATCAGCGGGAGCGGGGTTGGATCAAGGTGGAGCTGGAGACCGCCTAG
- a CDS encoding ZIP family metal transporter, with translation MDPILSVLTWSSGAAVVAGLAGVVFVQRSEAEARWLGWSNALAAGLMFGAAYALLLGTLDVAVGPALAGAFVGVAVVYATHRWTGTQEMDLNRQREADPVYGYRVFMVQSLHSAWEGVAIGAAAALDLRLGLLLIAILAVHNIAEGVLLLAVLRSRGLPLRMASTLAVLSNGAQVLLAVVTLAVLGSAPAALPWVSGFAVGALVHLVLVELLPEAYREAGPTSIALLTSAAVGVVVVLLELGP, from the coding sequence GTGGATCCCATCCTGTCCGTATTGACGTGGAGCAGCGGCGCCGCCGTGGTCGCCGGTCTGGCGGGCGTCGTGTTCGTCCAGCGCTCCGAAGCCGAGGCTCGTTGGCTGGGGTGGTCCAACGCGCTCGCCGCCGGCTTGATGTTCGGCGCGGCCTACGCGCTCCTGCTCGGCACCCTGGACGTCGCCGTGGGTCCGGCGCTGGCCGGCGCGTTCGTGGGGGTGGCCGTGGTCTACGCGACCCACCGCTGGACCGGCACGCAGGAGATGGACCTGAATCGCCAACGCGAAGCCGACCCCGTGTACGGCTACCGCGTCTTCATGGTCCAGTCGCTGCACTCCGCGTGGGAGGGCGTGGCCATCGGCGCTGCCGCCGCGCTCGATCTGCGGCTCGGTCTCCTGTTGATCGCCATCCTGGCCGTGCACAACATCGCCGAGGGGGTCCTGCTCCTCGCGGTGCTGCGCTCGCGCGGGCTTCCGCTGCGCATGGCCTCCACCCTGGCGGTCCTCTCCAACGGGGCGCAGGTCCTGCTGGCCGTGGTCACGCTGGCCGTGCTGGGCTCGGCGCCCGCCGCCCTGCCGTGGGTGTCCGGCTTCGCGGTCGGTGCGCTCGTCCACCTGGTGCTGGTCGAGCTGCTCCCCGAGGCCTACCGCGAAGCGGGTCCCACGAGCATCGCGCTGCTGACGAGCGCCGCGGTCGGTGTGGTCGTCGTGCTCCTGGAGCTGGGACCGTGA
- a CDS encoding DNA polymerase III subunit alpha has translation MRHTPPYIELHCHSAFSFLDGASHPEELVLRARELGYPALALTDHDGLYGSMEFAQVARAEGLQPITGCEITLADPEGPPPPLLERWDPDAPPDPDDPGVGTASVFRPHLTLLAETPTGYATLCRLISEARAHHRRDPWLPLESLLARNEGLIVLSGCRNGPLARALERSVADGEAVARRLRDALGPDRFFVELQVNQARGEAPRNRALARLADRMGLPVVATGNVHYHHPDRARLQDVLVAVRHRTTLDGAHAVRRPNRNYALAAPDEMAWRFRGRPDALASTLRIAERCAAFDLTQDLGYSFPDFEGSEHGSAAWVLHQVTAAMLDEKYPPGSRLREEATRRLEQELALVERHGLSGFFLVYRDILNLGREVAARVRGAAPRATSNLPPGRGRGSSVSSIICYLIGLSHIDPVANDLFLGRFLNEAMSSVPDIDLDFARDIREELILAVYAKYGNEHAGLVCTFPTYRLRSAVRDVGKALDLPLGDIEKVAKVAERHTALEEEFERIPELKDRKDSPLWKHLAELARQVKGLPRHVSQHVGGMIISSRPLVEIVPLEPAAWEGRVLCQWDKDSCDDARFIKIDFLALGMLSLVEESMDLIAERHGRAPDLSRIDFADPVVYDRICAGDTVGMFQVESRAQIQMLRRSQPRTLEELSIQVAIVRPGPIVAGAVNPYVRRREQLRENPDFKIPYDHPLLEEALHDTLGVIIFQDQVLLVCRALAGFTDGQAEGLRRAMSRKRSRDAMRSYWEAFREGAARRGVGEEISRAVFQQVVAFSEFGFPKSHAAAFGLLAYQSAWLRHYYATEYYVALFNNQPMGFYSLDALVRDARRNGIRIHLPDLNRSAVACTAEEQDLRVGLGFVRGWGADIAEAVVRERDARGAFRSLVDFLRRTPSALKRPAIENLIWVGGMDSLGLSRRELLWQVGLWLGPESDTRRTTERENHAQLGLDLDDAATRHRFAQVDDRDRLLAEYRMLRFSTAQHPLLFVRDALPADRMLADRFDTVRQHATVTVAGVVVARQRPQTANGFTFILMEDETGPINVIVQPDIYERDRMVVRMEPFILVRGRLRKDGANTNVVAYEVRSLRSEGARADLPEEGPPTLEYWGAAPSASGPAPTRFLSALRSSPPDVKSFG, from the coding sequence ATGCGACACACCCCGCCCTACATCGAGCTCCATTGCCATTCGGCCTTCTCCTTCCTGGACGGCGCCTCCCATCCGGAGGAGCTGGTCCTGCGCGCCCGGGAGCTCGGCTACCCGGCCCTGGCGCTGACCGACCATGACGGGCTCTACGGCTCCATGGAGTTCGCACAGGTCGCGCGCGCCGAGGGGCTCCAGCCCATCACGGGCTGCGAGATCACCCTGGCCGACCCCGAGGGGCCTCCCCCGCCCCTGCTGGAGCGCTGGGATCCCGACGCCCCGCCCGACCCCGACGATCCGGGCGTGGGCACCGCCAGCGTCTTCCGGCCCCACCTGACGCTCCTGGCGGAGACGCCCACCGGCTACGCCACCCTCTGCCGGCTCATCAGCGAAGCGCGCGCCCACCACCGCCGCGACCCCTGGCTGCCGCTCGAATCGCTCCTGGCGCGCAACGAGGGGCTGATCGTGCTCAGCGGCTGCCGCAACGGCCCCCTGGCCCGGGCGCTCGAGCGCTCCGTCGCGGACGGGGAGGCCGTGGCCCGCCGCCTGCGCGACGCGCTGGGGCCGGACCGCTTCTTCGTGGAGCTGCAGGTCAACCAGGCCCGGGGAGAGGCGCCGCGCAACCGGGCGCTGGCCCGGCTCGCGGACCGGATGGGCCTGCCGGTGGTGGCCACGGGAAACGTGCACTACCACCACCCCGACCGGGCCCGCCTGCAGGACGTGCTGGTGGCCGTGCGCCATCGCACCACGCTGGACGGCGCGCACGCGGTGCGCCGTCCCAACCGCAACTACGCGCTCGCCGCTCCCGACGAGATGGCCTGGCGGTTCCGCGGACGCCCGGACGCGTTGGCCTCCACGCTGCGCATCGCCGAACGCTGCGCCGCGTTCGATCTGACCCAGGACCTGGGGTACAGCTTCCCGGATTTCGAGGGCAGCGAGCACGGCAGCGCCGCCTGGGTGCTGCACCAGGTCACGGCCGCCATGCTGGACGAGAAGTACCCACCCGGCTCCCGGCTCCGGGAGGAGGCCACCCGGCGCCTGGAACAGGAGCTGGCGCTCGTGGAGCGGCACGGGCTGAGCGGCTTCTTCCTCGTCTACCGCGACATCCTCAACCTGGGCCGGGAGGTGGCGGCGCGCGTGCGCGGCGCCGCGCCCCGCGCCACCTCCAATCTCCCGCCGGGCCGCGGACGGGGCTCGTCGGTCTCCTCCATCATCTGCTACCTGATCGGCCTCAGCCACATCGATCCGGTCGCCAACGACCTCTTCCTGGGCCGTTTCCTCAACGAAGCCATGAGCTCGGTGCCCGACATCGACCTCGACTTCGCGCGCGACATCCGCGAGGAGCTGATCCTGGCGGTCTACGCGAAGTACGGGAACGAGCATGCCGGGCTCGTGTGCACGTTTCCCACCTATCGGCTGCGCTCGGCGGTGCGGGACGTGGGCAAGGCGCTCGACCTGCCGCTCGGCGACATCGAGAAGGTGGCCAAGGTGGCGGAGCGCCACACCGCGCTCGAGGAGGAGTTCGAGCGCATCCCCGAGCTCAAGGACCGCAAGGACTCCCCGCTGTGGAAGCACCTGGCGGAGCTGGCCCGTCAGGTCAAAGGGCTTCCCCGCCACGTCTCCCAGCACGTGGGAGGCATGATCATCTCCAGCCGCCCGCTGGTGGAGATCGTCCCCCTGGAGCCCGCCGCCTGGGAGGGCCGCGTCCTCTGCCAGTGGGACAAGGACTCCTGCGACGACGCCCGCTTCATCAAGATCGACTTCCTCGCGCTCGGCATGTTGTCCCTGGTCGAGGAGTCCATGGACCTCATCGCGGAGCGCCACGGTCGGGCGCCCGACCTCTCCCGCATCGACTTCGCGGATCCGGTCGTCTACGACCGGATCTGCGCGGGAGACACGGTCGGGATGTTCCAGGTGGAGAGCCGTGCGCAGATCCAGATGCTGCGGCGCTCGCAGCCGCGCACGCTGGAGGAGCTGTCCATCCAGGTGGCGATCGTACGTCCGGGCCCCATCGTGGCCGGCGCGGTCAACCCGTACGTCCGACGCCGTGAGCAACTGCGCGAGAATCCCGACTTCAAGATCCCCTACGATCATCCCCTCCTGGAGGAGGCGCTCCACGACACGCTGGGTGTCATCATCTTCCAGGACCAGGTGCTGCTCGTCTGTCGGGCGCTGGCCGGCTTCACGGACGGACAGGCGGAGGGGCTGCGCCGGGCCATGAGCCGCAAGCGCTCGCGCGACGCCATGCGCAGCTACTGGGAAGCCTTCCGCGAAGGCGCCGCCCGCAGGGGCGTGGGAGAAGAGATCTCGCGCGCGGTCTTCCAGCAGGTGGTGGCGTTCTCCGAGTTCGGGTTCCCGAAGTCACACGCCGCCGCGTTCGGCCTGCTCGCGTACCAATCCGCCTGGCTGCGCCACTACTACGCGACCGAATACTACGTGGCGCTGTTCAACAACCAACCGATGGGCTTCTACTCGCTGGACGCGCTCGTGCGCGACGCGCGTCGCAACGGTATCCGCATCCACCTGCCCGACCTGAATCGCAGCGCGGTGGCCTGCACGGCCGAGGAGCAGGACCTGCGCGTGGGCCTGGGCTTCGTGCGCGGCTGGGGCGCCGATATCGCGGAGGCCGTGGTGCGGGAACGGGACGCGCGCGGTGCGTTCCGCTCCCTGGTGGACTTCCTGCGCCGCACGCCCTCGGCCCTCAAGCGCCCCGCCATCGAGAACCTCATCTGGGTGGGCGGGATGGACTCGCTCGGGCTCTCCCGGCGGGAGCTGCTCTGGCAGGTGGGCCTGTGGCTGGGCCCCGAGAGCGACACGCGTCGCACCACGGAGCGGGAGAACCATGCCCAGCTGGGCCTGGACCTGGACGATGCCGCCACCCGCCACCGGTTCGCGCAGGTGGACGACCGCGACCGGCTGCTGGCGGAGTATCGCATGCTGCGCTTCTCGACCGCGCAGCATCCCCTGCTGTTCGTCCGGGATGCGCTGCCGGCCGACCGGATGCTCGCCGACCGCTTCGACACGGTGCGCCAGCACGCCACGGTGACGGTGGCGGGCGTGGTGGTGGCGCGTCAGCGCCCCCAGACCGCGAACGGCTTCACGTTCATCCTGATGGAGGACGAGACCGGACCCATCAACGTGATCGTGCAACCGGACATCTACGAACGCGACCGCATGGTGGTCCGCATGGAGCCGTTCATCCTGGTGCGCGGTCGATTGCGGAAGGATGGCGCCAACACCAACGTGGTGGCGTACGAGGTGCGGAGCCTGCGGAGTGAAGGCGCCCGGGCGGATCTCCCCGAGGAAGGGCCGCCCACCCTGGAGTACTGGGGCGCCGCACCGTCCGCCTCCGGCCCGGCTCCCACCCGCTTCCTGAGCGCGTTGCGCTCCAGCCCCCCGGACGTGAAGAGCTTCGGCTGA
- a CDS encoding ZIP family metal transporter produces MSPALIAWAEAHPAVTVFLLALVTALATGLGALPFLFLRTISAQVVAYSNAVAAGLMLGASFGLLAEGSEYGAVQAVAGANLGVLFVLVFSRLLEGHDVEFGRVQGLGARKMLLIVAVMTVHSVSEGVAVGASFAGGAALATLITIAIAVHNIPEGLAISAVLRPQGQSVLACAGWSVFSSLPQPLMAVPAFLFVEAFRPALPYAMGFAGGAMVLMVLYELLPEAYEDGRRASIGLVVSVTLFAMILFQQLL; encoded by the coding sequence GTGAGCCCGGCCCTGATCGCCTGGGCCGAGGCGCATCCGGCCGTCACCGTCTTCCTGCTGGCCCTCGTGACCGCGCTGGCCACGGGCCTCGGTGCGCTGCCCTTCCTCTTCCTGCGCACGATCTCGGCACAGGTGGTGGCCTACTCCAACGCCGTGGCCGCCGGGCTGATGCTCGGGGCCAGCTTCGGCCTCCTTGCCGAAGGCTCGGAGTACGGCGCCGTCCAGGCGGTCGCCGGCGCGAACCTGGGCGTGCTGTTCGTCCTCGTCTTCTCCCGCCTGCTCGAGGGCCACGACGTCGAGTTCGGGCGCGTTCAGGGGTTGGGTGCGCGCAAGATGCTGCTGATCGTGGCGGTGATGACCGTGCACTCGGTGTCGGAGGGCGTCGCGGTGGGCGCCTCCTTCGCCGGAGGCGCGGCCCTGGCCACGCTGATCACCATCGCCATCGCGGTGCACAACATCCCGGAGGGGTTGGCCATCTCCGCCGTGCTGCGGCCCCAGGGGCAGAGCGTGCTGGCCTGCGCCGGCTGGAGCGTCTTCTCGTCGTTGCCCCAGCCCCTGATGGCGGTCCCGGCCTTCCTCTTCGTGGAGGCCTTCCGTCCGGCCTTGCCGTACGCGATGGGCTTCGCCGGGGGAGCGATGGTGCTCATGGTCCTCTACGAGCTGTTGCCGGAGGCGTACGAGGACGGCCGCCGCGCCTCCATCGGCCTGGTGGTCTCCGTCACGCTCTTCGCGATGATCCTGTTCCAGCAGCTGTTGTAG
- a CDS encoding fumarate reductase/succinate dehydrogenase flavoprotein subunit, giving the protein MGAERHAYDVLIIGAGGAGLRAAIAASAVGAKVGVVCKSLLGKAHTVMAEGGMAAAMANVDERDSWRVHFADTMRGGQYLNNWRMAELHAKEAPERVKELEAWGALFDRTADGRILQRNFGGHAYPRLAHVGDRTGLEMIRTLQDHGIHQGITFHMECTVTRLLKDGERVCGAFGYDRELGRFRVFEAKAVVLATGGIGRAYKITSNSWEYTGDGHTLAYDAGAELQDMEFVQFHPTGMVWPPSVRGILVTEGVRGEGGVLKNSEGRRFMFQNIPELYRNQVADTEEEGWRYVQGDRDARRPPELLTRDHVARMILREVREGRGSPHGGAFLDIAWIKDRVSGGADHIRRKLPSMYHQFKQLADLDITEEPMEVGPTTHYVMGGIRVDGDSQMTSVPGLFAAGECAAGLHGANRLGGNSLSDLLVFGERAGRHAATWAAQAAPVTLDEGTIQDCATAALAPFERAGNGTGPYDVQFALQELMQNQVGIIRNAADVADAVEQIGRLREQSRRAGAGGNREYNPGWHTALDLHNLLTVAEMVARAAALRTESRGAHTRDDHPAKDPAWGEVNLVVRRSPTGEMEIERRAIPPLPDELRTIIDEMG; this is encoded by the coding sequence ATGGGGGCGGAGCGCCACGCGTACGACGTCCTCATCATCGGTGCCGGAGGCGCCGGGCTGCGGGCGGCCATCGCCGCGTCCGCCGTCGGCGCGAAGGTGGGGGTGGTCTGCAAGTCGCTTCTCGGTAAGGCCCACACGGTGATGGCCGAAGGCGGCATGGCGGCCGCGATGGCCAACGTGGACGAGCGGGACTCCTGGCGGGTGCACTTCGCGGACACCATGCGCGGGGGTCAGTACCTGAACAACTGGCGCATGGCCGAGTTGCATGCGAAGGAGGCACCGGAGCGGGTCAAGGAGCTGGAGGCGTGGGGCGCGCTCTTCGACCGTACCGCCGACGGACGGATCCTGCAGCGCAACTTCGGCGGCCATGCCTACCCGCGTCTCGCGCACGTCGGCGATCGCACCGGCCTGGAGATGATCCGCACCCTGCAGGATCACGGCATCCACCAGGGCATCACCTTCCACATGGAGTGCACGGTCACGCGCCTCCTGAAGGACGGCGAGCGGGTCTGCGGCGCGTTCGGATATGATCGTGAGCTGGGACGATTCCGCGTGTTCGAAGCGAAGGCCGTGGTGCTCGCGACCGGCGGCATCGGGCGTGCCTACAAGATCACGTCCAACTCGTGGGAGTACACCGGCGACGGCCACACCCTGGCCTACGACGCGGGCGCCGAGCTCCAGGACATGGAGTTCGTCCAGTTCCACCCCACCGGGATGGTCTGGCCGCCGAGCGTGCGCGGCATCCTGGTCACGGAGGGTGTGCGGGGCGAAGGCGGCGTGCTCAAGAACTCGGAAGGGCGCCGCTTCATGTTCCAGAACATCCCCGAGCTCTACCGGAACCAGGTGGCCGACACCGAGGAGGAGGGCTGGCGCTACGTCCAGGGGGACCGTGACGCCCGTCGCCCCCCGGAGCTGCTCACCCGCGACCACGTGGCCCGCATGATCCTGCGGGAGGTGCGCGAGGGGCGCGGGAGCCCCCACGGCGGCGCCTTCCTGGACATCGCCTGGATCAAGGACCGCGTGTCCGGGGGAGCCGACCACATCCGGCGCAAGCTTCCGAGCATGTACCACCAGTTCAAGCAGCTCGCCGATCTGGACATCACCGAAGAGCCCATGGAGGTGGGACCGACCACCCACTATGTGATGGGCGGCATCCGGGTGGACGGGGACTCCCAGATGACGTCGGTCCCGGGCCTCTTCGCGGCCGGGGAGTGCGCCGCGGGTCTGCATGGCGCCAACCGGTTGGGCGGCAACTCCCTGTCCGACCTGCTCGTGTTCGGCGAACGCGCGGGTCGGCACGCCGCCACGTGGGCCGCGCAAGCGGCTCCCGTCACACTGGACGAAGGCACCATCCAGGACTGTGCCACCGCCGCGTTGGCTCCGTTCGAGCGGGCCGGGAACGGCACGGGCCCGTACGACGTGCAGTTCGCGCTCCAGGAGCTGATGCAGAACCAGGTGGGCATCATCCGCAACGCCGCGGATGTCGCGGACGCGGTGGAACAGATCGGGCGCCTGCGCGAGCAGAGCCGGCGCGCAGGCGCGGGCGGCAACCGCGAGTACAATCCGGGTTGGCACACCGCCTTGGACCTCCACAACCTGCTGACCGTGGCCGAGATGGTGGCCCGCGCGGCCGCCCTGCGGACGGAGAGCCGCGGCGCCCACACCCGGGACGATCATCCCGCGAAGGATCCGGCCTGGGGAGAGGTCAACCTGGTGGTGCGTCGAAGCCCGACCGGCGAGATGGAGATCGAGCGCCGCGCCATCCCGCCCCTGCCCGACGAGCTGCGCACGATCATCGACGAGATGGGCTGA